The DNA region TTTAATTCAGAGCCTCCAACAAAAAGTTCACTGATATTATCATTTCCAAGTATGGACAGATCAGTTGTACCAAGGGTCTTCTGAGACACCTATAAGTAAAAAGCATTCAAAAAAACTATCCAAGTAACATTTTCATGCACAAGCTGTACAACTActgaataataataaaatttaaatacctCAGCAAGATCAGCTCCAAAAAGTAGATCAGATAACCTCGTATCAAAAGTCTTTAGGAGTATACTTATCAACTACTTTAGAGATATTACATACTTTGTTGACAGTAAAAGGGTAACTTCTGTAATATTCAATATGGTTTTTCAGCTGAAGTTTAAAAAACACCTTCTGACCCACAAGAATCTCTTCAATAAGTGAAGGAATGGAATTCTTAGGAGCAACCTGCTGAAATATAATTGAAATTACAATGAGAACTCTCCatgatacaaaaaaaaaacaaatttcagTGTTTAAACATACAAACCTGACCACCATTTCCTAAAAAATCAGTCACATTTCTCCCTAACAATTGGCTGCCTTCCCTATCCCACAATAACAAAGATGCATTGCTAGTATGATCAACAACATTCACCACAAACTTGAACCTAAATAAGACAAAAATATTGATATAAATTACTTAATTACATTAGAGTTCAAGACAAAGTATCAGAGAGTATGTTTCAAACCTTTTAACAGCATAAGTATGAGTTTTGGTACATCCAGAACAATTAAACTTATTATCCACCTCTCTGACCTTCTTAACACAAGTCTTACAAGCCAAAAAATACCATTCACCATAGTGGCACTCAACTGAATCTATTTTACCAAATACCCAACATGAACCTTCCTGTGGATCACAAAACGAAATGAACTATTGAAATGTTACACATATAACTCAACAAAAATAAGAACACTAAAGGACAGATGTGAAACTTATTCAATACCTCTAGGCAAGATAAATCCTCAAGGGACTTCAATTGTAGATCATCATATTCACCCCCAACCCTTTGTCCTCCTTGAATGACAGAAACTTGCTGAACAAATCTGCTATCCTCCcttattctaaataaaataaataaaaattttgataAACTGACTTATATGTACATAAAAATGAGTAATAAGAAATCTATCAATAAACAAACAATGACTTGAAAAACAAAGTACATAATAATGAATACCTCATCCTAAAATCTTTAACCTCTTTAACATCAGCATTTATCACAACTTTAGAAGCTTGAAAATGTGTAGAAATGCGAATTTCACCTAAAACACAAACACTTTAAGATTATCACACCGAATGACAAGTAAAAAACAGTAAGAAACATGAAATATAAAGAACCTCTAAATAGATTGCGCTTGCAAAACTGAATAATCACAATTGGAATTGTTCCTTCAATCTTTTTCAGTTGATCCAGATATAAGTCCACATTTGATTCCCATATTGTACAAAATAGTTTGTTATGGCTGTTAAAGAAAGTATAAAATTAGTTTAACATATGTACAATATAAAATGTGAATGTCAAAACACTAATGCACTTACTTCTCATCAgaaatctcaatctcaatcaatCTATACTTAGATTGAGAGATAACTCTACCAGGTCCAGTTATCACACCAATGACATCTAACAAACACAAATGACAAATATGTAAACTGAATGAACTTTTCTTGTAACTTGCAGATTTGATGATAAATCCACTACAGAGAATCAACAAAAATTTTCAGAAGTACACTCAATCCACTACAGAGGATCAACTGTATTACCTTTCTGAAAGCATAAAACAATAAGGTATCAACTTTTCTTAAAGAGCAGATCAATATACAGTTGCAATTTGATTGAAAACTAAGTACATTGAAACTCAATTCACAAATCACTTGCAAGTAAATTGAAGaagtaaactaaaataaaagtaaacattatttaaaaatcatacCAAAGAAGGATGAATCATCCACATTTTCATATTGTGAAACTTCAGAAAAAGACTTGAAGTCAAACATTTCTCTCAAGAACCTATGATCATTAACCTCAACCATCTCTGTCTTGACATTCATTAGCAATCTAAACTGGTGATTTGATGCCTTGTTTCTGAGTGTATTAGGTCTGACAAAgaaatttttaatacaaaaaatcCCTCCTTCCCTCAGTATATTTCCAAAGTTCTGGACCAAATTATTTGGAAATGTAGCTTGAATTCTAGTACCCTGAAAATCAATACCAAGATATATGTTATAAAGAATACCATCAGTTCTTAATTGTAGTTCAAATAATAGATGCTGTTAGCTTGCATATTCTGTCTACCTTGGAGTCATGAAACACACATTCTAAGCTTTTATCATCCTTATCTTCAGGGAAACCTTGATAAGCCCGAACACACCTCACTTTGATTGTTGAATTGGTGATTGCCTTGATGAGATTGTTAACACATGTAATGAATGGAGCCATTATTTCATAAGTGATCCTGTAAAAACACATACAAATGATTCAAATACAGACATATATAATTACTTAAACAACTCATACAATGCTAATATTTAACTCTCTTCTTCACTGATCTGCAGGTATCTACTAATCTATCAACAATGCATGATTGAGGTCCTAAAATGAAAGATACAAAGACAGGTAATTAGACCCTCTATTCATTATAAACCATCTAGTAATATCTCCTGCCAAAAGTGTATAAAACAGTAGAGAGACCCTCTATTCATTACAAAACCATCTAGTAATATCTACATACAACAGATAATGAACACATATCACACGTTTTATGTATCTACAAACCTGATGTCTGAAAACTCATTCACTTTGTTTTGACAGCTTATAATGTGTGAATGAAGGCACATTGAAGTGACAAAAAGGAGGGTACAAAAGCAATAAACACAGGTTAAAACTTTTTCAGCATATATATAATACAACATACAAAATACAACATATGCTAAGAAATGAGTGACAATTTTCATTTCAAAACAGAAtcaataaatgtataaaaacaGTTTATGTAAGCTATTAAACTATGAGTGGACAGAAACTGAGAAATTGCAGCTTGAAATCTTTGAGAGCTACCTAAAAATCGAATAAGCAGAAATGATGAAGTGAATGGAATGGCTTGAAAGGTTTTCAATAGGAATGGGTATTTATAGACATATGTTAGGCAGCAATGGCGTGTAAGAAGAAGCATACTCCCAAAAAAAGACATAATGATGAG from Salvia splendens isolate huo1 chromosome 9, SspV2, whole genome shotgun sequence includes:
- the LOC121749331 gene encoding replication protein A 70 kDa DNA-binding subunit A-like produces the protein MGASQETLLLLPPSFMDDGSSPRDPPISTPSPSIFHHQFSHPRVTQIITLAFNLFLTLHYTKEKKRESERETKREPRESKRRKFPPFLSIHHQVQPFLRITYEIMAPFITCVNNLIKAITNSTIKVRCVRAYQGFPEDKDDKSLECVFHDSKGTRIQATFPNNLVQNFGNILREGGIFCIKNFFVRPNTLRNKASNHQFRLLMNVKTEMVEVNDHRFLREMFDFKSFSEVSQYENVDDSSFFDVIGVITGPGRVISQSKYRLIEIEISDENHNKLFCTIWESNVDLYLDQLKKIEGTIPIVIIQFCKRNLFRGEIRISTHFQASKVVINADVKEVKDFRMRIREDSRFVQQVSVIQGGQRVGGEYDDLQLKSLEDLSCLEEGSCWVFGKIDSVECHYGEWYFLACKTCVKKVREVDNKFNCSGCTKTHTYAVKRFKFVVNVVDHTSNASLLLWDREGSQLLGRNVTDFLGNGGQVAPKNSIPSLIEEILVGQKKLPFYCQQSM